The following are encoded in a window of Flavobacterium sp. WC2421 genomic DNA:
- a CDS encoding porin family protein: MKNTYLTLALFFGVLSTMSAQDHSVPKSNAGIKGGYNLAAVNYDGNGETGQRHGFHVGVYGESFISESFSIQPELMYSQQGYEIKDANGTFTQKLDYINLPVMLKAYPSKNFFLEAGPQIGLAVSHKEVYEGLFNSSQQYDPNSFDWGMNFGAGFKTDSGISLGVRYHLGLGDLYDNDKAHNRVWQFSVGFDL, from the coding sequence ATGAAAAATACCTATTTAACACTTGCTTTATTTTTTGGTGTACTATCAACAATGAGTGCACAAGACCATTCAGTTCCAAAATCAAATGCTGGGATAAAAGGAGGATACAATTTAGCCGCTGTCAATTATGATGGTAATGGAGAAACAGGACAACGTCATGGTTTTCATGTGGGAGTTTATGGAGAATCTTTCATTAGTGAAAGCTTTTCTATTCAACCAGAATTAATGTATTCTCAACAAGGATATGAGATAAAAGATGCTAATGGTACTTTTACTCAAAAATTAGATTATATCAATTTACCCGTTATGCTTAAAGCATATCCATCTAAAAATTTCTTTTTGGAAGCAGGTCCACAAATTGGATTGGCAGTTTCTCACAAGGAAGTTTATGAAGGGTTATTCAATAGTTCACAGCAGTACGACCCAAACAGTTTTGATTGGGGAATGAATTTTGGAGCTGGTTTTAAAACAGATTCTGGAATAAGCTTAGGAGTACGTTATCATTTAGGTCTAGGAGATTTGTATGATAATGATAAAGCACACAATCGTGTTTGGCAATTTTCAGTAGGATTTGATTTATAA
- a CDS encoding FecR family protein, protein MKNEKEILKWLNGELSNQEIEDLKQSEGSDTLEKIAHYSSLLETPKVDAQKALDQFKARDKSKNETKVRTLHFKTIYSVAAAIVVLLTGAYFLFYNTTTAFETQIAQIKTFHLPDDSEVLLNAASKITFKEKEWENKRDLTLDGEAYFQVKKGQTFSVNTADGVVQVLGTHFNVKQRKNYFEVSCFEGLVSVTHNNETVKLPPGKTFRLINNKIEDVPDFNAQNPSWMQKESSFDRIPLDQVIAELERQYDIKIKTEGVDTSKLFTGSFTHTNQKIALEAITIPLKLSYKLQGKTVIFYNYGVQ, encoded by the coding sequence ATGAAAAACGAAAAAGAAATACTAAAATGGCTCAATGGGGAACTCTCCAATCAAGAAATTGAAGATTTAAAACAATCGGAAGGATCGGACACGTTGGAAAAAATCGCTCATTATTCATCACTTTTGGAAACTCCAAAAGTAGATGCACAAAAAGCATTAGACCAATTCAAAGCCAGAGACAAATCTAAAAACGAAACCAAAGTTCGAACACTACACTTTAAAACCATTTATAGTGTAGCTGCTGCTATCGTTGTGTTATTAACAGGCGCCTACTTCCTGTTTTATAATACTACAACCGCATTTGAAACACAAATAGCTCAAATCAAAACGTTCCACCTTCCGGATGATTCTGAAGTATTATTGAATGCGGCTTCAAAAATAACTTTCAAGGAAAAAGAATGGGAAAACAAACGTGACTTAACCTTAGACGGAGAAGCGTATTTTCAGGTAAAAAAAGGACAAACCTTTAGCGTCAACACTGCTGATGGTGTTGTTCAAGTGCTAGGAACACATTTTAACGTAAAGCAACGCAAAAATTATTTCGAGGTGAGTTGTTTTGAAGGCTTAGTTAGTGTAACCCATAATAACGAAACCGTTAAGCTACCACCAGGAAAAACCTTTAGATTGATCAATAATAAAATTGAAGATGTACCTGATTTTAATGCCCAAAATCCTTCGTGGATGCAAAAAGAATCCAGTTTTGACCGCATTCCTCTAGATCAGGTTATAGCCGAATTAGAGCGCCAATATGATATTAAAATAAAAACCGAAGGCGTGGATACTTCTAAATTGTTTACTGGAAGTTTCACACATACGAATCAAAAAATAGCTTTAGAAGCAATTACAATTCCGCTTAAACTAAGTTACAAGCTACAAGGGAAAACCGTTATATTTTACAACTATGGAGTGCAATAA
- a CDS encoding RNA polymerase sigma factor yields MTDEKTNLCDEKYFNHFYLKNVQSATNFAYYKCGDSDAALDLVQDAFTKIWENCSKIDFTKVKTYLLTTVNNLFLNTIKHKKVVLAYAKESPNLDITNQSPEYLLEEEEFKEKLQNAIASLTEAQREVFLMNRIDGKKYREIAELLDISQKAVEKRMSSALKILKEQIENI; encoded by the coding sequence ATGACCGACGAAAAAACGAATCTTTGTGACGAAAAGTACTTCAATCACTTTTATCTTAAAAATGTGCAATCGGCTACGAATTTTGCTTATTACAAATGTGGTGATAGCGATGCCGCTTTAGATTTGGTTCAAGATGCCTTTACCAAAATATGGGAGAATTGTTCCAAAATTGATTTTACAAAAGTGAAAACCTATTTACTTACAACTGTAAATAATTTATTTTTAAATACTATTAAGCATAAAAAAGTGGTTCTGGCTTACGCCAAAGAATCTCCCAATCTTGATATTACGAATCAAAGTCCTGAATACCTATTAGAAGAAGAAGAATTCAAAGAGAAACTTCAAAATGCTATTGCCTCATTAACAGAAGCACAACGTGAAGTGTTTTTAATGAATCGAATTGACGGTAAAAAATACCGCGAAATTGCAGAACTACTTGATATTTCACAAAAAGCAGTCGAAAAAAGAATGTCCAGTGCACTCAAAATATTAAAAGAGCAGATCGAAAACATATAA
- a CDS encoding membrane metalloprotease yields MKKRIAVLAMIFALTLSCSKQDASNDITVGGNLVSNNKKATGSSSYDLLAEDTFKSMVVEVVYVQGYEPSTAAINNFVSFLNERVNKSQGISIVKRAIASSGKATFTNEEIIAIEDGNRTKYNTSNQIAVWAFFVDGESASNTSSGLVLGTAYRNTSFVIYEKKIQGLSDSPFKPSRSLLETTVMTHEFGHILGLTNLGAKLQSNHEDLDHAKHCNVESCLMYWSAESGSGITNMVSGGTAPKLDAQCLADLKANGGK; encoded by the coding sequence ATGAAAAAAAGAATTGCAGTCTTGGCCATGATTTTTGCTTTAACGCTGTCTTGTTCTAAACAAGATGCTTCAAATGATATTACAGTTGGAGGGAATTTAGTTTCCAATAATAAAAAAGCAACAGGAAGTTCTTCCTATGATTTATTGGCTGAGGATACTTTTAAAAGTATGGTTGTTGAAGTGGTATACGTTCAAGGATATGAGCCATCGACTGCTGCAATTAATAATTTTGTCAGTTTTCTTAATGAAAGAGTTAATAAATCACAGGGAATTAGTATTGTTAAAAGAGCAATTGCATCCTCAGGTAAAGCCACTTTTACCAATGAAGAAATTATAGCCATTGAAGATGGGAACAGAACAAAATACAATACTTCAAATCAAATTGCTGTGTGGGCATTTTTTGTAGATGGAGAATCAGCGAGTAATACCAGTTCAGGACTGGTTCTGGGAACGGCTTATAGAAATACATCATTCGTTATTTACGAAAAAAAGATTCAAGGGTTAAGTGATAGTCCTTTTAAGCCCAGTAGAAGTTTATTAGAAACTACGGTCATGACACATGAGTTTGGTCACATTTTAGGACTAACTAATTTAGGAGCAAAACTGCAAAGCAACCATGAAGATTTAGATCATGCAAAACATTGTAATGTGGAGAGTTGTTTGATGTATTGGTCAGCCGAATCAGGAAGCGGAATTACTAATATGGTTTCGGGAGGAACAGCACCAAAACTAGATGCACAATGTTTAGCCGACCTGAAAGCAAACGGAGGAAAGTAA